The following are encoded in a window of Arachis duranensis cultivar V14167 unplaced genomic scaffold, aradu.V14167.gnm2.J7QH unplaced_Scaffold_165934, whole genome shotgun sequence genomic DNA:
- the LOC127743908 gene encoding protein RRC1 (The sequence of the model RefSeq protein was modified relative to this genomic sequence to represent the inferred CDS: added 164 bases not found in genome assembly): MSSFSITRKKTPFQKHREEEEAKKKRAEDETARLYAEFVESFQGDTTPGSKAFVRGGTINPNDKLKDDTEGEKSKDGVSGPKKGSRYVPSFIPPPMATKGKESERKKEEEKPKDKEKGKSRNIDHFMEELKHEQEMRERRNQEREHWRDGRGEHSTSSRFDELPDDFDPSGRLPGSFDDGDPQTTNLYVGNLSPKVDENFLLRTFGRFGPIASVKIMWPRTEEERRRQRNCGFVAFMNRADGQAAKDEMQGVVVYEYELKIGWGKSVALPSQALPAPPPGHMAIRSKEGSTVILSGPSGGPPVTSVPNQNSELVLTPNIPDIMVTPPEDEHLRHVIDTMALYVLDGGCAFEQAIMERGRGNPLFNFLFVLGSKEHTYYVWRLYSFAQGDTLQRWRTEPFIMITGSGRWIPPSLPTAKSPEHEKESGPTHAGGRSRRVEPERTLTDAQRDEFEDMLRALTLERSQIKEAMGFSLDNADAAGEIVEVLTESLTLKETPIPTKIARLMLVSDILHNSSAPVRNASAYRTKFEATLPDVMESFNDLYRSIMGRITAEALKERVLKVLQVWADWFLFSDAYVNGLRATFLRPGNSGVIPFHSICGDAPEIEQKATSEDTVGGKANQDAALAMGRGAATRELMSLPLAELERRCRHNGLSLVGGREMMVARLLSLEEAEKQRGYELDDELKYAQNQANAGKYTSTRRETSAEPEPAGLSGWNHYSDEDLPSQGKGSSPLASTLSIPQPELKAFTKKEKNDPVLPASKWAREDDESDDEHRRDGKNLGLSYSSSGSENVGDGLSKADEHESAADTSFSAHTDSGMNEEQRQKLRRLEVALIEYRESLEERGIKNLEEIEKKVEAHRKRLQSEYGLSDSGEDGQGNRRTSSERRDRHDVSRKRHRSPSPSHSPHQRLSSRDRDREHDFDRERDRQRDRSHDFDSDRGRDRHREKSGSRERDDHDRERSRDRDRDRDRRRRAK, from the exons ATGAGTTCCTTCTCCATCACACGGAAAAAGACACCATTTCAGAAGCACAGAGAAGAGGAGgaggcaaagaagaag AGAGCTGAAGATGAGACTGCTCGTTTGTATGCCGAATTTGTAGAGTCATTTCAAGGTGATACCACTCCTGGGTCAAAGGCTTTTGTACGAGGAGGAACAATTAATCCCAATGataaattgaaggatgatacTGAGG GTGAAAAGTCCAAAGATGGGGTTTCTGGTCCAAAGAAGGGAAGTAG GTATGTTCCATCTTTTATACCACCTCCAATGGCAACCAAGGGGAAAGAATCGGAAAGGAAA AAAGAGGAGGAAAAACCTAAGGACAAAGAGAAAGGAAAGTCGAGGAACATTGATCATTTCATGGAGGAGCTAAAGCACGAGCAAGAGATGAGGGAGAGGCGGAACCAAGAACGTGAACATTGGCGTGATGGGCGCGGAGAACATTCCACT TCAAGTCGCTTTGACGAACTACCTGATGACTTTGATCCAAGTGGAAGACTTCCTGGATCATTTGATGATGGCGATCCCCAAACTACGAATCTGTATGTTGGAAACCTCTCACCCAAG GTTGATGAAAATTTTCTGCTCCGTACTTTTGGAAGATTTGGACCTATTGCCAGTGTGAAGATAATGTGGCCTAGGACAGAAGAGGAGCGAAGACGACAAAGAAACTGTGGCTTTGTGGCTTTCATGAACAGAGCTGATGGACAGGCTGCAAAGGATGAAATGCAAG GAGTTGTGGTTTATGAGTATGAATTGAAAATTGGGTGGGGAAAGTCTGTTGCGCTCCCATCGCAAGCCCTACCTGCACCCCCACCAGGGCATATGGCCATCAGGAGTAAGGAG GGTAGTACTGTTATCCTATCTGGTCCATCAGGCGGTCCACCTGTGACTTCTGTGCCTAATCAGAACTCTGAACTG GTCCTTACTCCTAATATTCCTGATATAATGGTTACACCTCCTGAGGATGAACATCTGAGGCATGTAATTGATACAATGGCTTTATATGTTCTGGATGGAGGGTGTGCTTTTGAACAAGCTATCATGGAGAGGGGTCGTGGAAATCCTCTTTTCAACTTCTTGTTTGTTCTTGGCTCAAAGGAACACACCTACTATGTTTGGAGACTCTACTCATTTGCCCAG GGTGATACTCTTCAAAGATGGCGGACTGAACCTTTTATCATGATAACGGGTAGTGGAAG ATGGATACCCCCCTCATTACCAACAGCAAAAAGTCCAGAACATGAGAAGGAGTCTGGTCCAACACATGCAGGAGGAAGAAGCAGG CGTGTAGAGCCTGAAAGAACACTGACTGATGCACAGAGGGACGAGTTTGAGGATATGCTGCGGGCTTTAACATTAGAGAGGAGCCAGATAAAAGAGGCCATGGGGTTTTCTTTGGATAATGCCGATGCAGCTGGCGAG ATTGTTGAAGTTTTAACAGAATCATTGACGCTTAAAGAAACCCCCATTCCAACTAAAATTGCAAGGCTCATGCTTGTATCTGATATTCTTCACAATAGTAGTGCTCCTGTAAGAAACGCATCAGCATATCGCACCAAGTTTGAAGCAACATTACCTGACGTAATGGAGAGTTTTAATGACTTATATCGTAGCATAATGGGGCGCATTACTGCTGAAGCACTGAAA GAACGAGTACTGAAAGTTTTGCAAGTGTGGGCCGATTGGTTCCTCTTTTCAGATGCTTATGTGAATGGCTTAAGAGCCACTTTTCTTCGACCTGGGAACTCCGGTGTTATACCATTCCATTCCATATGTGGTGATGCTCCTGAGATCGAACAGAAGGCCACTTCTGAAGATACGGTTGGCGGCAAGGCCAACCAAGATGCTGCATTGGCAATGGGCCGAGGAGCTGCAACAAGGGAGCTAATGAGTTTGCCTCTTGCCGAGCTGGAAAGACGGTGCCGACACAATGGATTGTCACTTGTTGGTGGCAGAGAAATGATGGTTGCACGGTTGCTAAGTCTTGAAGAGGCAGAAAAGCAAAGGGGTTATGAACTGGATGACGAATTGAAATATGCTCAAAACCAAGCAAATGCAGGGAAGTATACAAGTACTCGGCGGGAAACGAGTGCTGAGCCTGAACCAGCGGGATTATCTGGATGGAACCACTATTCAGATGAAGATTTGCCTTCACAAGGCAAAGGGTCTTCACCTTTAGCATCAACCCTTTCTATTCCACAGCCTGAACTTAAAGCCTTTacaaaaaaggagaagaatgaTCCAGTTTTGCCTGCCTCTAAATGGGCTCGAGAGGATGATGAGAGTGATGACGAGCATAGGAGGGATGGAAAGAATCTTGGGCTAAGCTACTCGTCTTCTGGTAGCGAGAATGTTGGAGACGGTCTTAGTAAAGCTGATGAACACGAGTCTGCTGCAGATACAAGTTTTTCAGCTCACACTGACAGTGGAATGAATGAAGAGCAGAG GCAAAAGTTACGACGCTTGGAGGTTGCTCTAATTGAATATCGGGAGTCTCTTGAAGAGAGGGGAAttaaaaatttggaggaaattgagaagaaagtTGAAGCACACCGGAAACGGCTGCAATCAGAGTATGGTTTATCAGATTCTGGCGAAGATGGTCAAGGCAATA TTCGACAGTGATAGAGGAAGGGACCGGCACCGCGAAAAGAGTGGAAGCCGAGAGAGGGATGATCATGACAGGGAAAGGAGCAGGGACAGAGATAGGGACCGGGACCGGAGAAGACGGGCCAAATAA
- the LOC127743834 gene encoding uncharacterized protein LOC127743834 produces MASATSFFALSPTYSLKHQNANSNRRLSFFSLSPSTTRRFVPATISCNLSNNHNYVDDRNHNNNNNTERPQSNAIQVYTQIERLVTDSVRQSQDAWWGSRDWSELEGAWIIKPKSSKPKFVAHFIGGIFVGAAPQLAYRWFLERLSEKGVVIIATPYASGFDHFLIADEVQFKFDRCCRALQETIQDLPIFGVGHSLGSVVHLLIGSRYAVQRSGNVLMAFNNKEASSAVPLFSPVIVPMAQSIGPLLSDIFASPTLRAGAEMTLKQFENVSPPIMKQVLPLVEQLPPLYMDLVKGREDFIPRPEETRRLIKSYYGISRNLLIKFKDDLIDETPTLAQVLSSEAAISSVLDMSIRKLPGDHGLPLQQALPDVPPAMADAVNRGSEILSNLTVGTPWETVAKEVGNTFGIDSQVLRAEVSKDMDQLVDVISSWMASNAGPKVLRP; encoded by the exons ATGGCTTCTGCTACGTCTTTCTTTGCACTCTCTCCAACTTACTCTCTCAAACACCAAAACGCAAACTCTAACCGTCGTTTATCCTTCTTCTCGCTTTCACCTTCAACGACGCGTCGTTTTGTCCCCGCCACTATCTCTTGCAACCTCTCTAACAACCATAATTACGTCGACGACCGcaaccacaacaacaacaacaacactgAACGACCCCAATCTAATGCAATTCAAGTTTACACCCAAATTGAAAG GTTGGTTACGGATTCTGTTAGACAATCACAGGATGCCTGGTGGGGTTCCAGAGATTGGAGTGAATTGGAG GGAGCATGGATTATCAAACCCAAAAGTTCCAAACCGAAGTTTGTTGCACATTTTATTGGAGGTATATTTGTTGGAGCTGCGCCTCAACTTGCCTATCGGTGGTTTCTTGAGCGTCTCTCAGAAAA GGGTGTAGTGATCATTGCAACACCATATGCTAGTGGGTTTGATCACTTCCTGATTGCAGATGAAGTACAGTTCAAATTTGATAGGTGCTGCCGTGCGTTGCAAGAAACA ATCCAAGATCTTCCCATTTTCGGTGTTGGCCATTCTTTGGGATCAGTTGTCCACCTTTTGATAG GATCAAGGTATGCGGTGCAAAGAAGTGGAAATGTTCTGATGGCATTCAACAACAAG GAAGCAAGTTCAGCTGTCCCTTTGTTCTCTCCAGTTATTGTCCCAATGGCTCAAAGCATTGGTCCACTCCTATCAGATATTTTTGCTTCACCAACTCTACGTGCAGGG GCAGAGATGACTCTGAAACAATTCGAAAATGTTAGTCCCCCCATTATGAAACAGGTTCTTCCTTTAGTTGAGCAGCTCCCCCCCTTGTACATGGATTTGGTCAAAGGAAGAGAAGATTTTATACCAAGGCCTGAGGAAACACGTCGACTT ATAAAATCATATTATGGCATATCCAGGAATCTTCTGATAAAATTCAAGGATGATTTAATAGATGAAACCCCAACTCTAGCACAGGTGCTTAGTTCAGAAGCAGCAATTAGCTCAGTGCTAGACATGTCAATTCGCAAGCTGCCTGGAGATCATGGTCTTCCATTGCAGCAG GCCTTACCAGATGTTCCACCAGCAATGGCCGATGCCGTTAATCGCGGAAGTGAGATTTTGTCAAATCTTACGGTAGGAACACCATGGGAGACAGTTGCCAAAGAAGTAGGGAACACTTTTGGTATCGACTCACAAGTCCTCCGTGCAGAAGTGTCGAAGGACATGGATCAGCTTGTGGATGTGATATCTTCTTGGATGGCCTCCAACGCAGGCCCTAAAGTCTTGAGGCCGTAG